From Candidatus Neomarinimicrobiota bacterium, one genomic window encodes:
- the glmS gene encoding glutamine--fructose-6-phosphate transaminase (isomerizing), whose product MCGIVGYIGNKDAVPILVQGLKRLEYRGYDSAGIATVDKGVNKVVKCEGKVRDLERLLDESTIRGSVGIGHTRWATHGVPNDINAHPHSDGSGKISLIHNGIIENYSTLREALEREGVEFQTDTDTEVLVQLIGKIYSADSLSFADSVQVALQDTVGTYGILAICSDEPDTLVGARLGSPLVLGLGDGEQFLASDASPIISYTRNVVFLDDGDLVEINKSNYEVRRIGDNKPVNKVIERIEYNLEEIEKGGFPHFMLKEIHDQVHTITDTMRGRLSLETGTAHLGGIADYLPRIENASRIYITACGTSWHAGLIGKNLLEEFAQIPVHVDYASEFRYREPIIDSNTVIIAVSQSGETADTLAAIRKAKELGALSVGICNVVGSSISRETDCGIYTHAGPEIGVASTKAFTAQVTVLFMLALHLGRNNGMSMGECGRLAKAMSEMGEQVEDVLSQSDHILSVAEETLEADNFLYLGRGLNFPVALEGALKLKEISYIHAEGYPAAEMKHGPIALIDEKMPVVFLAPHDKTFEKVLSNIQEVKARRGQIITVTDRKTSELVNLSDHIIEVPSSHPRTFSIVASVPLQLLAYHLAVLRGCDVDQPRNLAKSVT is encoded by the coding sequence ATGTGTGGAATCGTCGGATATATCGGTAATAAAGATGCCGTCCCTATCCTTGTTCAAGGTTTGAAACGTCTGGAATACAGAGGGTATGATTCGGCGGGTATCGCCACGGTGGATAAAGGCGTTAACAAAGTTGTGAAATGTGAAGGGAAGGTGAGGGATCTGGAAAGATTGCTGGATGAGTCGACGATCCGGGGATCGGTGGGCATTGGACATACACGATGGGCGACGCATGGTGTTCCTAATGATATCAACGCACACCCCCATTCTGACGGTTCTGGCAAAATCTCACTTATCCATAATGGAATTATCGAAAACTACAGCACACTCCGGGAAGCTCTTGAAAGGGAAGGTGTTGAATTTCAGACAGATACAGATACAGAAGTGCTTGTACAACTTATTGGAAAAATCTATTCAGCTGATTCACTCTCATTTGCAGATTCAGTTCAAGTAGCACTCCAAGACACTGTTGGAACTTATGGTATTTTGGCTATTTGTTCTGATGAACCTGATACGCTCGTAGGTGCTAGATTGGGTAGTCCGCTTGTACTTGGGCTCGGTGACGGCGAGCAGTTCCTCGCCTCAGATGCTTCGCCCATTATATCCTACACTCGCAACGTTGTTTTCCTTGATGATGGCGATCTCGTTGAAATCAACAAGAGCAATTACGAAGTCCGCCGCATCGGTGATAACAAACCTGTAAACAAAGTTATTGAAAGGATTGAGTATAATCTGGAGGAGATCGAAAAGGGTGGGTTTCCTCATTTTATGTTGAAAGAGATTCACGACCAGGTCCACACCATTACGGATACCATGCGGGGCCGGCTGTCGTTGGAAACAGGAACGGCACACTTGGGAGGTATTGCTGATTATCTCCCGAGGATAGAAAATGCCAGCAGAATTTATATCACTGCCTGTGGAACCTCTTGGCATGCTGGCCTTATAGGAAAAAATCTTCTGGAGGAATTTGCTCAAATTCCTGTTCATGTGGACTACGCTTCAGAGTTCCGCTATCGGGAGCCCATTATCGATTCTAACACTGTGATCATCGCCGTTTCTCAGTCCGGCGAGACGGCTGATACGCTAGCGGCCATCCGAAAGGCCAAGGAGCTAGGCGCCCTGTCTGTGGGAATTTGCAATGTTGTGGGTAGTTCCATTTCCCGGGAGACAGATTGTGGCATTTACACCCATGCTGGTCCGGAGATCGGGGTCGCATCCACAAAAGCGTTCACTGCCCAGGTGACCGTTCTTTTCATGCTGGCACTCCATCTAGGCCGAAACAACGGCATGTCGATGGGTGAATGCGGCCGCTTGGCCAAGGCCATGTCTGAAATGGGTGAACAGGTAGAGGATGTTCTTTCTCAAAGTGATCATATTCTCAGCGTGGCTGAAGAGACGTTAGAGGCGGACAACTTTCTCTATCTCGGTCGTGGCCTCAATTTTCCCGTAGCACTGGAAGGGGCTCTCAAGCTGAAGGAGATCTCCTACATCCACGCCGAAGGTTACCCCGCTGCTGAGATGAAGCACGGCCCCATTGCCCTCATCGATGAAAAGATGCCGGTGGTGTTCTTGGCGCCTCACGACAAGACATTTGAAAAAGTTCTATCCAATATTCAAGAGGTGAAGGCCCGGCGTGGGCAGATCATTACTGTGACAGACAGAAAAACTTCCGAACTGGTGAATCTATCTGATCACATTATCGAAGTTCCCTCTTCGCACCCCAGAACTTTTTCAATTGTTGCTTCGGTGCCGTTGCAGCTCTTGGCTTATCACTTAGCTGTGCTTCGGGGGTGTGATGTAGACCAACCTCGAAATCTTGCAAAAAGTGTTAC
- the guaA gene encoding glutamine-hydrolyzing GMP synthase, translating into MRHKQTVLIIDYGSQYTQLIARRIREQNVYSEILPHSATSDEIIQRSPIAVVLSGGPDSVYAKGAPTLDSAVIEMDVPVLGICYGFGLLMNHDGGVVKANGQREYGFAELSIENGGKLFNGVTDKTQVWMSHGDAVDELPGNWSVLARSGNGVLAAAERDGGLVLGTQFHPEVIHTIDGKQIFSNFLFSVARCKKDWTPASFVTSTVEELREALGDERVLCAVSGGVDSSVMAKLIYEAIGDQLRCVFVDHGLLRKNEPDYIQGRLRESLGFPIEHHDFSDNFLSRLNGVTDPEKKRSIIGEQFIRSFESAAQAGGDFKFLAQGTLYPDVIESGGVRGTADVIKSHHNVGGLPKDMEFELIEPLRELFKDEVRDVGKELGLPPDVLGRHPFPGPGLGVRIIGEITEERVEILQEADHIFIEALKAHEIYDEIWQAFAVLVPVKTVGVMGDERTYANLISLRAVTSVDGMTADWYRLPENVLAEVSNKIVNSVAGVNRVVYDVSSKPPSTIEWE; encoded by the coding sequence TTGAGACATAAGCAGACTGTTCTCATCATCGATTACGGCTCTCAGTACACCCAACTCATTGCTAGGCGGATTCGGGAGCAGAATGTTTACTCTGAGATACTCCCGCATTCTGCCACGAGTGATGAAATAATTCAACGCTCTCCCATAGCGGTAGTATTGTCTGGAGGACCGGACAGTGTCTATGCTAAGGGTGCTCCTACTCTCGATTCTGCTGTCATAGAGATGGATGTTCCTGTTCTCGGCATTTGCTACGGATTTGGGCTTCTTATGAACCACGATGGTGGTGTTGTGAAAGCAAACGGTCAACGTGAGTACGGCTTTGCTGAACTGTCCATTGAGAACGGCGGCAAGCTGTTCAACGGAGTTACAGACAAGACGCAAGTGTGGATGAGTCACGGCGATGCTGTGGATGAGTTGCCAGGGAATTGGTCAGTCCTGGCCCGTTCCGGCAACGGTGTTTTGGCAGCTGCTGAAAGGGATGGTGGACTGGTTCTGGGAACTCAATTCCATCCTGAAGTGATTCACACTATTGATGGGAAGCAGATTTTCTCTAACTTTCTATTCAGTGTGGCCAGGTGCAAGAAGGATTGGACGCCGGCATCTTTTGTGACCTCTACTGTTGAAGAACTTCGTGAGGCTTTGGGGGATGAGAGAGTTCTCTGTGCCGTCAGCGGTGGTGTGGATTCTTCGGTGATGGCGAAACTGATCTACGAGGCTATTGGAGACCAGCTTAGGTGTGTTTTTGTGGATCACGGTCTGCTTCGAAAAAATGAACCGGACTACATCCAGGGACGACTGAGAGAGAGCCTTGGTTTCCCCATTGAGCATCACGATTTTTCAGATAATTTCCTCTCTAGACTCAACGGTGTCACTGATCCCGAGAAGAAGCGAAGTATTATTGGTGAACAGTTTATCCGCTCTTTTGAATCTGCGGCGCAGGCCGGTGGTGACTTCAAATTTCTTGCCCAGGGGACCCTCTACCCAGATGTGATCGAGAGCGGTGGAGTCCGGGGGACAGCCGATGTAATCAAATCTCACCACAATGTTGGTGGCTTGCCGAAAGATATGGAATTTGAGCTTATTGAGCCACTTCGTGAACTTTTTAAGGACGAAGTACGGGATGTGGGGAAGGAACTTGGACTTCCTCCCGACGTATTAGGGAGACATCCGTTTCCCGGCCCTGGATTGGGTGTTAGAATCATAGGTGAAATCACAGAGGAAAGAGTGGAAATCCTGCAAGAGGCTGATCACATCTTCATCGAGGCGTTGAAGGCACACGAAATTTATGACGAAATCTGGCAGGCTTTTGCCGTGCTGGTTCCAGTGAAAACGGTAGGCGTCATGGGTGATGAGAGAACTTATGCCAATCTAATCTCTCTTAGGGCGGTGACCAGTGTGGACGGGATGACCGCCGACTGGTACCGATTGCCGGAGAATGTTTTGGCGGAGGTATCAAACAAGATTGTCAATTCGGTGGCAGGGGTGAACCGTGTGGTGTATGATGTGAGTTCTAAGCCGCCCAGCACCATTGAATGGGAGTAA
- a CDS encoding acetyl-CoA carboxylase carboxyltransferase subunit beta — protein sequence MTPWFKRQKEKVTTTKKKSIPDGLWEKCPSCEEILFRRELVKKMMVCPHCQFHFRLEPENYLKILFDEYGYKELNPQLRSADPLKFKAKKSYSVQLKEAIVRTGGPDAISTYVGNLGKHKIVLGVMNFSFIGGSMGSVVGEKMSRAIDYALENSVPLVMICASGGARMQEGVYSLMQLAKISAKLARFSEARGLYISILTDPTTGGVSASYGMQGDVILAEPGALIGFAGPRVIKLTIGEDLPEGFQRSEFLVEKGFVDRIIHRKEMKEVLTRILEFGHQRVEVNA from the coding sequence ATGACTCCATGGTTTAAACGGCAGAAGGAAAAGGTCACAACTACCAAAAAGAAGTCCATTCCAGACGGACTGTGGGAAAAGTGTCCCAGCTGTGAAGAGATTCTCTTCAGGCGGGAATTGGTGAAGAAAATGATGGTATGCCCTCACTGCCAGTTCCATTTTCGATTGGAGCCGGAGAATTACTTGAAAATCCTCTTTGATGAGTATGGTTATAAAGAACTGAATCCTCAGCTCCGCTCAGCTGATCCGCTGAAATTCAAGGCGAAAAAGAGCTATTCGGTTCAGCTAAAGGAGGCCATAGTCAGAACGGGCGGTCCTGATGCCATATCCACTTATGTGGGTAATCTTGGGAAGCACAAGATTGTGTTGGGTGTCATGAATTTTTCTTTCATCGGGGGCAGTATGGGCTCGGTGGTGGGAGAGAAGATGTCCCGGGCCATTGATTACGCGCTGGAGAATTCAGTACCGCTGGTAATGATCTGCGCCTCAGGCGGTGCCCGTATGCAGGAAGGTGTATATTCCCTCATGCAGCTTGCAAAAATTTCAGCGAAGCTTGCCCGTTTTTCCGAAGCGAGGGGTCTTTACATTTCGATTCTCACTGATCCCACAACCGGCGGCGTTAGCGCAAGTTACGGGATGCAGGGGGATGTAATTCTGGCTGAGCCTGGCGCTCTTATTGGGTTTGCTGGGCCGAGGGTTATAAAGCTGACCATTGGCGAGGACCTACCGGAAGGATTTCAGCGGTCTGAATTTCTCGTGGAAAAAGGATTCGTGGACAGGATTATTCACCGGAAAGAGATGAAGGAAGTTTTAACCCGGATTCTCGAATTTGGACATCAAAGGGTTGAAGTTAATGCCTGA
- the surE gene encoding 5'/3'-nucleotidase SurE, translating to MPEPLILVTNDDGIYSKGIFVLQQAVARIGETVVVAPETEKSAVGHAITISDPIRIKELERENGFSGYAVAGTPADCVKLAIKVILERKPDLVVSGINRGANIGMSILYSGTVSAATEAIILGVPALAISLDAWVSPDYSYAAKVADRFVRVTLEKGIAEGTALNINVPKTPNGKAKGVRFTRQGTSNYEERFDRRVDPRQRVYFWMDGELVSSEVDPHIDDVALRDGYVSVTPLHYNLTSESALEELKEWEEFVNIET from the coding sequence ATGCCTGAACCTCTTATTCTGGTTACCAACGATGACGGCATATACTCGAAAGGTATCTTTGTCCTCCAGCAGGCTGTGGCTAGAATTGGTGAGACCGTGGTGGTAGCGCCGGAAACTGAGAAGAGTGCTGTGGGACATGCCATTACAATTTCTGATCCTATTCGCATCAAGGAATTGGAAAGAGAAAACGGTTTTTCCGGCTATGCTGTGGCAGGGACGCCTGCCGACTGTGTGAAGCTGGCCATCAAGGTGATTCTAGAGAGAAAACCGGACCTAGTGGTCTCAGGTATCAACAGAGGTGCAAATATAGGAATGAGCATTCTCTACTCTGGTACGGTCTCCGCAGCTACTGAGGCGATTATCCTAGGCGTTCCGGCTTTGGCAATTTCGCTGGATGCTTGGGTCTCTCCCGATTACAGTTACGCGGCAAAGGTTGCTGATCGGTTTGTCAGAGTCACTCTTGAAAAAGGAATTGCTGAAGGAACAGCTTTGAATATAAATGTTCCTAAAACGCCCAACGGAAAAGCTAAGGGTGTTCGATTTACTAGGCAAGGGACTAGCAATTATGAGGAGCGCTTCGACAGAAGAGTTGATCCGAGGCAGCGAGTTTATTTTTGGATGGATGGTGAACTGGTGTCATCTGAGGTTGATCCGCATATTGATGACGTCGCCTTGCGGGACGGCTATGTGTCAGTGACGCCACTTCACTATAACCTTACAAGCGAGAGTGCACTGGAAGAATTGAAAGAGTGGGAGGAATTTGTGAACATTGAGACATAA